In Brevibacillus brevis NBRC 100599, a single genomic region encodes these proteins:
- a CDS encoding helix-turn-helix transcriptional regulator, with translation MDHDAQKLTSALADPTRFSIYQFVAYSKDPITVQDIADHFSIHPNVARLHLTKLEDVNLLTAVTDKSGKGGRPSRLYSLSEQVVSLQFPPRDYQLLADIAIESLLSLGEAGEAALIKMGHRIGTEMAKRAVVRSGINLQTASMEEKLDLVHRIVVAQGLKPDIEAMAEGKLRFRVNNCTFSDSAKKYPNAVCQMHNALLMGIFETYLGNIELREDDSKIRGCQSCNYTVIQY, from the coding sequence ATGGACCACGATGCGCAAAAGTTAACCAGTGCTTTAGCTGACCCCACCCGTTTTTCCATTTACCAATTTGTCGCCTACAGTAAAGATCCCATTACGGTTCAGGATATAGCTGATCACTTCTCTATCCACCCAAATGTGGCACGCTTGCACTTGACGAAGTTAGAGGACGTAAATTTACTCACTGCTGTTACAGACAAAAGCGGTAAGGGAGGACGTCCCAGTCGGTTGTACTCACTATCTGAACAGGTTGTGAGTCTGCAATTCCCACCTCGTGACTATCAGCTATTGGCCGATATCGCGATTGAAAGCCTGCTATCGCTCGGCGAAGCTGGCGAAGCCGCTCTCATTAAAATGGGACATCGCATTGGAACAGAAATGGCAAAACGGGCGGTTGTCCGAAGCGGAATCAATTTACAAACAGCCTCTATGGAAGAAAAATTGGACCTGGTCCATCGGATTGTCGTGGCTCAGGGATTGAAACCAGACATCGAAGCAATGGCTGAAGGAAAGCTGCGTTTTCGCGTGAATAATTGCACCTTCTCTGACAGCGCAAAAAAATACCCGAATGCCGTATGCCAGATGCACAACGCTCTTTTGATGGGAATATTCGAAACGTACTTGGGGAACATTGAATTACGTGAGGATGATTCCAAAATTCGCGGTTGCCAATCTTGCAACTATACGGTGATTCAGTATTAG
- a CDS encoding DUF2626 domain-containing protein → MDRMYRVLGFWTIVIALMAFWGELYPMALIFFSLTAFFVALSYMNLTERVYLNIFFGFMFLSFVGFTYYTFFVMPVGPQEHALLQLIM, encoded by the coding sequence ATGGATCGTATGTATCGCGTTCTTGGTTTCTGGACCATTGTGATCGCGTTGATGGCGTTTTGGGGGGAATTGTACCCGATGGCGCTCATCTTCTTCAGTTTGACTGCTTTCTTCGTAGCTTTGAGCTACATGAACCTGACTGAACGAGTATACTTAAACATTTTCTTCGGCTTCATGTTCCTGTCTTTTGTTGGATTCACGTATTACACGTTCTTCGTGATGCCTGTTGGCCCACAAGAACACGCTTTGCTACAATTGATTATGTAA
- a CDS encoding class I SAM-dependent methyltransferase: MTMIELIREEIESQPGKAITFARFMELALYHDTHGYYMVEQPKVGKAGDFYTSASVHPVFAETIADAVLALWEEADITSPVLVEIGGGTGAVCRHMLERIRACKPEIYKELTVILIEASPYHRKMQQEALQWHEGPKRWYSSVNEAAKQEKIEGVIFSNEWLDAFPVHIVEKNKSGWQEVWVRVGEDGLEECLGEMTPALGEYLRGLNLKLPIGMRIEINLAMEQAAQDVSCLLKKGFVITIDYGDLQEELYHPSRKNGTLMCYHRHQAHTNPYLNIGEQDLTTHVNFSAWKEYGEKAGLQEIGYMRQDRFLMRNGLLHKAVAHMDRDPFTSVAMKRNRAIQQLIDPAGLGGRFWVMVQGKGIRE; encoded by the coding sequence ATGACGATGATCGAACTGATTCGCGAGGAAATAGAAAGCCAACCAGGAAAAGCCATTACGTTCGCGCGCTTTATGGAGTTGGCCCTCTACCATGACACGCATGGATATTATATGGTCGAACAACCCAAAGTAGGAAAAGCGGGAGATTTTTATACGAGTGCATCGGTGCATCCCGTCTTTGCGGAAACAATCGCAGATGCTGTCTTGGCATTATGGGAGGAGGCGGATATCACTTCGCCTGTTCTTGTGGAGATTGGTGGTGGAACCGGGGCTGTCTGCCGTCACATGCTGGAGCGCATCCGTGCGTGCAAGCCAGAGATATACAAAGAATTGACGGTCATTTTGATAGAGGCGAGTCCGTATCACCGGAAAATGCAGCAGGAGGCGCTCCAGTGGCACGAGGGTCCGAAGCGTTGGTATTCTTCCGTGAATGAAGCTGCCAAACAAGAAAAAATAGAAGGGGTTATTTTCTCGAATGAATGGCTGGACGCATTTCCGGTACATATTGTGGAAAAAAACAAATCCGGCTGGCAGGAAGTGTGGGTGCGTGTTGGCGAGGACGGGTTGGAAGAGTGTCTGGGGGAGATGACACCAGCGCTAGGAGAATATTTGCGTGGGCTGAACTTGAAGCTGCCAATCGGCATGCGGATCGAGATAAATTTGGCGATGGAGCAAGCGGCACAAGATGTTTCTTGCCTATTGAAAAAAGGATTCGTCATCACGATTGATTACGGTGACCTGCAAGAGGAGCTCTACCATCCCAGTCGAAAAAACGGAACACTGATGTGCTATCATCGCCATCAGGCTCATACGAATCCGTATCTCAACATAGGTGAACAAGACTTGACGACACATGTGAATTTTTCTGCGTGGAAAGAGTATGGAGAAAAGGCTGGTTTACAGGAAATAGGCTATATGAGGCAGGATCGGTTTTTAATGCGGAATGGCTTGCTTCATAAAGCGGTCGCGCATATGGACAGAGACCCTTTCACGAGCGTTGCGATGAAACGGAATCGGGCTATTCAGCAGTTGATCGATCCTGCTGGCTTGGGTGGGCGTTTTTGGGTTATGGTCCAAGGAAAAGGCATTCGGGAGTAA
- a CDS encoding CapA family protein has protein sequence MKRTWKWALLLVIACTSLVGCAAPVAQADKTSQAPNVKVPDPETPPQTATNQQETQPPTLPSRFPEQRISLLAVGDIMMHQEQLDAVWDPATKSYDFKRFFPNVIPMFREADWVIGNLETTMSGSEAKYSGYPMFNSPESLAHTLKEIGFTAVTTANNHSMDRKERGVLQTIKYLDEAGLPHTGTFANPEDRDEPLLLSKDGFTLALLSYTYGTNGIAIPEGKPYLINLISPELMKKDIARAREKGADLVAVALHFGNEYQRMPSPEQIKTAEQALTFGADIILGAHPHVVQPYEWKTVTLEDGRQHKGLITYSLGNFISAQRWDYKDVGAILKLVLYKNESGEASIESAEMIPTYVHFYRKNNKRNYVIYPVSETLEKLKQGQKYPTLTKEAIQYMTQLQHEMPAHINKVVSQKKAS, from the coding sequence ATGAAGCGAACATGGAAATGGGCACTCCTTCTCGTTATCGCCTGCACGAGTCTGGTTGGGTGTGCGGCACCCGTCGCCCAAGCAGATAAGACGAGCCAAGCTCCCAACGTGAAAGTGCCTGATCCCGAAACACCACCGCAGACAGCAACCAATCAACAGGAGACACAACCTCCGACTTTGCCATCAAGATTTCCGGAACAGCGTATCTCCCTTCTCGCTGTTGGGGATATCATGATGCATCAGGAGCAGTTGGATGCCGTCTGGGACCCAGCGACGAAAAGCTATGATTTTAAACGTTTCTTCCCGAATGTCATCCCGATGTTCCGGGAGGCAGACTGGGTCATCGGCAATCTTGAGACAACGATGAGCGGCAGCGAGGCCAAATACTCAGGCTATCCGATGTTTAATTCTCCTGAGTCGCTTGCGCATACGTTGAAGGAAATTGGATTTACTGCGGTAACGACAGCGAATAACCATTCGATGGACCGCAAAGAACGAGGGGTTCTGCAAACCATCAAATATCTCGATGAAGCCGGTCTACCGCACACGGGAACGTTTGCAAATCCCGAGGATCGAGATGAACCCTTGTTGTTGAGCAAGGACGGATTCACACTAGCCTTGCTGTCGTATACGTACGGAACGAATGGAATCGCGATTCCAGAGGGTAAGCCGTATCTGATCAATCTGATTTCACCTGAGCTGATGAAGAAAGACATCGCACGGGCAAGAGAAAAAGGAGCCGATCTGGTTGCAGTGGCGCTTCATTTCGGAAATGAGTATCAACGGATGCCCAGTCCTGAACAAATCAAGACTGCCGAGCAAGCTCTGACATTTGGAGCGGATATCATACTGGGCGCGCATCCACATGTGGTACAACCTTACGAATGGAAGACGGTTACCCTCGAAGATGGACGTCAACACAAAGGGCTAATCACCTACTCGTTAGGCAATTTCATCTCCGCGCAGCGATGGGACTACAAGGATGTTGGGGCAATTCTGAAGCTTGTGCTGTACAAGAATGAGTCAGGAGAGGCCAGCATCGAAAGTGCTGAAATGATTCCGACCTACGTTCATTTTTATCGGAAAAATAACAAGCGCAACTATGTCATTTACCCAGTGTCAGAAACATTGGAGAAGCTAAAGCAAGGGCAAAAATACCCGACGCTGACGAAAGAAGCGATCCAGTACATGACACAATTGCAGCACGAAATGCCAGCTCATATCAATAAGGTTGTCTCCCAGAAAAAAGCCAGCTAA
- a CDS encoding MBL fold metallo-hydrolase, giving the protein MNQNLAIESYALGAFQTNAYVVTNTATNQTIVIDPGMEPDQLLRALANKNVVAILLTHAHLDHIGGLNQVRELTKAPVYIHPLEQEWLTNPDLNGSRRWNLPELIICERAEHELEDGQTLELAGFHIQVLHTPGHSPGSCSFVIGQHCFGGDVLFNQSIGRTDLFGGDFETLMISIQDKLFELDDETIVYPGHGPKTTIDYEKTYNPFVTGMLR; this is encoded by the coding sequence ATGAATCAAAATCTTGCCATTGAATCCTATGCGTTGGGAGCATTTCAAACCAATGCATATGTGGTGACAAACACCGCTACCAACCAAACCATTGTGATTGACCCGGGCATGGAGCCAGATCAGTTGCTCCGCGCCCTCGCAAATAAAAACGTCGTCGCCATTCTTTTGACGCATGCCCACTTGGATCATATTGGTGGACTCAACCAAGTAAGAGAATTAACAAAAGCACCCGTTTACATTCATCCACTGGAGCAGGAATGGCTCACAAACCCTGATCTCAACGGATCGCGACGCTGGAATCTGCCGGAGCTCATCATATGTGAGCGGGCCGAGCACGAACTGGAGGATGGTCAGACTCTGGAACTGGCAGGTTTTCATATTCAGGTGCTGCATACGCCAGGTCATTCACCAGGCAGTTGTTCATTCGTAATTGGCCAACACTGCTTCGGTGGGGACGTTCTGTTTAACCAGAGCATCGGGCGTACAGATCTCTTCGGAGGAGATTTTGAGACTCTGATGATCAGTATCCAGGACAAACTGTTTGAGCTCGATGATGAAACGATTGTTTATCCAGGGCATGGACCGAAGACGACAATCGACTACGAGAAAACGTACAATCCGTTTGTCACAGGCATGCTTCGTTAG